One part of the Planctomycetia bacterium genome encodes these proteins:
- a CDS encoding ECF-type sigma factor, whose amino-acid sequence MRPAELLPQVYDELRKLAAAKLASEKLGQTLDATALVHEAFLKLGGERSFATKSDYLKAAAQAMRRILVDRARARNAAKRGGGRRVDLESDDLVSPPPDDAVEALDDALSRLALTHPQLADHVQLRHFGGVTLAQCAEVLGVSARTADTWWAYARAWLAVEMKKY is encoded by the coding sequence GTGAGGCCCGCCGAACTCTTGCCCCAGGTGTATGACGAACTTCGCAAGCTGGCGGCGGCGAAACTCGCTTCGGAAAAGCTGGGACAGACGCTCGACGCCACGGCGCTCGTCCACGAGGCGTTCTTGAAGCTCGGCGGCGAGCGCTCGTTCGCAACGAAGAGCGACTACCTGAAGGCCGCCGCCCAGGCCATGCGCCGCATCCTCGTCGATCGCGCCCGCGCTCGTAATGCCGCCAAACGCGGAGGCGGGCGGCGTGTCGATCTCGAATCGGACGATTTGGTCAGCCCGCCGCCGGACGACGCGGTCGAGGCCCTGGACGACGCCCTGTCGCGGCTGGCCCTGACGCACCCGCAACTTGCCGACCATGTCCAGTTGCGGCATTTCGGCGGGGTTACCCTCGCTCAATGTGCCGAAGTCCTCGGCGTATCCGCACGTACCGCCGACACCTGGTGGGCCTACGCCCGCGCTTGGCTCGCCGTCGAAATGAAGAAATACTGA
- a CDS encoding tetratricopeptide repeat protein yields the protein MHETGQSAKADGEYRTALAIYRKLADDNPADIEFRFCLADTHLARANVMSVTVKPAEAEAETRKALAAYQQLADEHPSVTRFRSRVALGHYNLVGKLSMAGKTAEAETEYQLLLGMYRKLADDHPSVTEYRKHLSRTHQNLAILRKNTGKLAEAEVEFRAALAIMRKLADDNPTVTEYRSALAGSHHGLGDILAATGRQAGAEAEFRKAIALSQKATDENPASVQNRQFLANHHNNLGNLMAATGRPAEAEAEYRKTQEIYRKLVDAEPAVTEFANNLALIHDNLGRHLLGMGRPAEAEAEFRKALELIPDFVQAKSGLAQAQRLTALLDKLPALLKGDYKPTTNGERLAFAELCATKKRYRASAGLYADAFAADPKLADDPKTGYRYNAACYASLAAAGLGEDAAKLDDKERVRLRKQVLDWLRAELVLWAKQLESGQPPARAAVPQQMKHWQQDLDLAGIRDATALANLPADEQKMFTQLWADVGELLKKAEKK from the coding sequence TTGCATGAGACGGGTCAATCGGCGAAGGCCGACGGCGAGTACCGCACGGCGCTGGCCATCTACCGGAAACTCGCCGACGACAACCCCGCCGATATCGAGTTCCGCTTCTGCCTGGCGGACACCCACCTCGCTCGTGCCAACGTGATGTCGGTTACGGTCAAGCCGGCGGAGGCCGAGGCCGAGACCCGTAAGGCGTTGGCGGCATACCAGCAGTTGGCCGACGAACACCCCTCCGTCACGCGGTTCCGCAGCCGCGTGGCGCTCGGCCACTACAACCTCGTCGGCAAACTGAGCATGGCGGGCAAGACGGCAGAGGCGGAGACCGAATACCAACTCTTACTCGGGATGTATCGAAAACTGGCCGACGACCACCCGTCCGTCACCGAATACCGCAAACACCTGTCGCGAACCCACCAGAATCTTGCGATCCTGCGGAAGAACACCGGGAAGCTGGCGGAAGCCGAGGTCGAGTTCCGCGCGGCGCTGGCGATCATGCGAAAGCTGGCCGACGACAACCCGACCGTCACCGAATACCGCAGCGCGCTGGCGGGCAGCCATCACGGCCTCGGCGACATCCTGGCGGCGACGGGCAGACAGGCGGGGGCGGAGGCCGAGTTCCGCAAGGCCATTGCGCTCTCGCAGAAGGCGACCGACGAGAACCCCGCCTCCGTTCAGAACCGCCAGTTCCTGGCGAACCACCACAACAACCTCGGCAACCTGATGGCAGCGACGGGCAGGCCGGCTGAGGCCGAGGCCGAGTACCGCAAGACACAGGAGATTTACCGGAAGCTGGTCGACGCCGAACCCGCCGTCACCGAATTTGCCAACAACCTGGCTTTGATCCACGACAACCTGGGCCGCCACCTGTTGGGGATGGGTCGGCCGGCGGAGGCGGAGGCCGAGTTTCGTAAGGCACTTGAACTCATACCGGATTTTGTCCAGGCCAAATCTGGACTCGCGCAAGCCCAGCGCCTGACGGCGCTGTTGGACAAACTTCCCGCGCTCTTAAAGGGTGACTACAAGCCGACGACCAACGGCGAGCGGCTCGCATTCGCCGAGTTGTGCGCGACCAAGAAGCGGTATCGCGCGTCCGCGGGTCTGTACGCCGACGCCTTCGCCGCCGACCCCAAGCTGGCCGACGACCCAAAAACAGGCTATCGCTACAACGCCGCTTGCTATGCGTCCCTCGCCGCCGCCGGTCTGGGCGAGGACGCCGCCAAGCTCGACGACAAGGAACGGGTCCGCCTGCGGAAGCAGGTCCTCGACTGGCTCCGCGCCGAGCTGGTCTTGTGGGCCAAGCAACTGGAGAGCGGCCAACCCCCCGCCCGTGCCGCCGTGCCGCAGCAGATGAAGCACTGGCAGCAGGACCTGGATCTCGCCGGCATCCGCGACGCGACGGCCCTGGCCAATCTCCCGGCAGACGAACAGAAGATGTTCACCCAGTTGTGGGCCGACGTGGGCGAGTTGCTGAAGAAGGCGGAAAAGAAGTGA